In Cryptomeria japonica chromosome 10, Sugi_1.0, whole genome shotgun sequence, a genomic segment contains:
- the LOC131030733 gene encoding jacalin-related lectin 19-like, giving the protein MSEKVIKVKYEDMMTRIRVSSYGPFNYLHHLKSKIFDLFKLKGVADELNLRYTDEDGDVIVILDEVGYSETLTQKRNPIYVEASLSRSEGSSLKCSEISFHNLGPFGGAGGTYWNDGNFEGINAITVTTSSVCLLSIQVSYATGKNTTHFGARHGGAGEAISTRFKYPNEKLQKISGYCGLVENTWTVIKGLSFETNLAKYGPFGVLDWLPFEFDLRSRHVIGFYGRACDRYLSSIGLHTYSMPTKT; this is encoded by the exons ATGTCAGAAAAAGTAATAAAG GTGaaatatgaagacatgatgacacgGATTAGGGTGTCCAGTTATGGACCATTTAATTATTTGCATCATCTGAAATCCAAGATTTTTGATCTTTTCAAGTTGAAGGGAGTTGCCGATGAACTTAATTTAAGATATACAGACGAAGATGGTGATGTTATCGTTATACTAGATGAAGTTGGTTATTCGGAGACATTAACACAGAAACGCAACCCGATTTATGTTGAAGCATCGTTAAGTAGGAGCGAAGGAAGTAGTCTAAAATGCAGTGAAATTAGCTTTCATAATTTGGGGCCATTTGGTGGAGCAGGGGGGACATACTGGAACGATGGAAATTTTGAAGGAATAAATGCAATTACTGTAACCACGAGTTCAGTATGTTTGCTTTCCATTCAAGTTAGTTATGCTACTGGAAAGAATACCACTCATTTCGGAGCTCGACACGGAGGAGCAGGGGAGGCAATCTCTacg AGATTTAAGTACCCAAATGAAAAGCTTCAAAAGATAAGTGGATATTGTGGACTTGTAGAAAATACGTGGACAGTCATTAAAGGTTTGTCGTTTGAAACTAACCTTGCAAAATACGGTCCATTTGGTGTATTGGATTGGCTTCCTTTCGAGTTTGATTTGAGATCAAGGCATGTGATTGGTTTTTATGGCCGAGCTTGTGATAGATATTTGAGCTCTATTGGTCTGCACACTTACTCAATGCCTACCAAAACTTAA